In a single window of the Raphanus sativus cultivar WK10039 chromosome 9, ASM80110v3, whole genome shotgun sequence genome:
- the LOC130499680 gene encoding uncharacterized protein LOC130499680, producing MAVSSQEFSFPLLASQDSSHFAGGIDSPPLWKHSPDKSRRGDHDRGLEKEVGNDQTKSFSYVERKSLWSDKKEEKMDMLWEVLNEELPQRSQSLRIDPGGGVGEKKTSLFPDDSSAVVAVERGMKLTKKKMSPNVLVLIRVLKKLLVMRSSSRRSPVKTHPR from the coding sequence ATGGCTGTCTCTTCCCAAGAGTTTAGCTTTCCGTTGCTCGCTTCCCAAGACTCTTCCCACTTTGCCGGCGGCATCGATTCACCTCCACTGTGGAAACACTCGCCGGATAAATCCCGCCGGGGAGATCACGACAGAGGTTTGGAGAAGGAAGTTGGTAACGATCAGACGAAGAGCTTCTCTTACGTGGAGAGGAAAAGTCTTTGGAGCGATAAAAAAGAGGAGAAAATGGATATGTTGTGGGAAGTTCTCAACGAGGAGCTTCCGCAGAGAAGCCAGAGCCTTAGGATCGATCCCGGCGGAGGTGTCGGTGAGAAGAAAACGTCTTTGTTTCCCGACGACAGCTCCGCCGTGGTGGCCGTGGAGCGCGGGATGAAGttaacgaagaagaagatgagtccTAACGTGTTGGTgttgattagggttttgaagAAGCTTCTTGTTATGCGGAGTTCATCTCGGAGATCGCCGGTGAAAACTCATCCACGGTGA